Proteins encoded in a region of the Streptococcus sanguinis genome:
- a CDS encoding pyridoxal phosphate-dependent aminotransferase, producing MDLSKKFNKNLGKIEISLIRQFDQSISAIPGVLRLTLGEPDFTTPDHIKEAAKAAIDANQSHYTGMSGLLELRQAASSFVKEKYNLYYRPEDEVLVTIGATEALSATLTAILEEGDKVLLPAPAYPGYEPIVNLVGAEIVEIDTTANNFVLTPEMLEAAILEQGEQLKAVILNYPANPTGVTYSRERLKALADVLGKYQVFVVCDEVYSELTYTEQGHVSIAEYLPDQTIVINGLSKSHAMTGWRLGFIFAPAVFTAQLIKSHQYLVTAANTMAQFAGIEALTVGKDDAEPMKAEYIQRRDYIIEKMAELGFKIIKPDGAFYIFAKIPDGYNQDSFAFLQDFAEKKAVAFIPGAAFGQYGEGYIRLSYAASMETIQEALKRLKDYMEDYA from the coding sequence ATGGATTTAAGTAAGAAATTTAATAAAAACTTAGGAAAAATAGAAATTTCGCTGATTCGTCAGTTTGACCAATCGATTTCTGCTATTCCTGGGGTTCTTCGGCTGACCTTAGGAGAGCCGGATTTCACGACACCAGATCATATCAAAGAAGCGGCCAAGGCAGCGATTGATGCTAATCAAAGCCACTACACTGGTATGAGCGGTCTCTTGGAGCTGCGTCAGGCGGCCAGCAGCTTTGTGAAAGAAAAGTACAATCTGTACTATCGCCCAGAAGATGAGGTCTTGGTCACTATTGGCGCAACAGAGGCCTTGTCGGCTACACTGACAGCCATTCTAGAAGAAGGAGACAAGGTCTTGCTGCCAGCTCCTGCTTATCCAGGCTATGAGCCCATTGTCAATCTAGTAGGGGCGGAGATTGTCGAGATTGATACAACGGCCAATAACTTTGTCCTCACTCCAGAGATGCTGGAAGCGGCTATTTTAGAACAGGGCGAGCAGCTAAAAGCGGTCATTCTTAATTATCCAGCCAATCCGACCGGCGTGACTTATTCGCGGGAGCGGCTAAAAGCTCTGGCGGATGTCCTAGGAAAATACCAAGTCTTTGTGGTCTGCGATGAGGTCTATTCTGAGCTGACATATACAGAGCAGGGGCATGTCTCCATCGCGGAGTATCTGCCAGACCAAACCATTGTCATCAACGGCCTGTCTAAGTCTCATGCCATGACTGGCTGGCGGTTGGGCTTTATCTTTGCTCCAGCAGTTTTCACTGCCCAGCTGATTAAGAGCCATCAGTATCTCGTAACAGCGGCCAATACCATGGCTCAGTTTGCCGGCATTGAAGCTCTGACAGTTGGGAAAGATGATGCGGAGCCAATGAAGGCTGAGTATATCCAGCGTCGCGATTATATCATAGAGAAAATGGCAGAGTTAGGCTTTAAGATCATCAAACCAGATGGAGCTTTTTATATTTTTGCTAAGATACCAGATGGTTATAATCAAGATTCTTTCGCCTTTCTGCAGGATTTTGCAGAGAAGAAGGCTGTGGCCTTTATCCCGGGAGCGGCTTTTGGTCAATACGGGGAAGGCTATATCCGCCTGTCCTACGCGGCTAGTATGGAGACGATTCAAGAAGCTCTGAAGCGCCTCAAGGACTACATGGAGGACTATGCTTAA
- the ftsH gene encoding ATP-dependent zinc metalloprotease FtsH: MKNKQNNGFIKNPFLYILIIVVLVTGFQYFFSGDTGGRSQQINYTELVKEIKENNVTEMSYQPNGSVVEISGTYKTPQESKEDTGILFFTPNVSKVERFTSIILPSDITISDLQKLASEHNTEISIKRESSSGMWITILTSIVPFVIVIFFFMSMMNQGGGGGARGAMNFGRNKARAANKEDIKVRFSDVAGAEEEKQELVEVVEFLKDRKRYTKLGARIPAGVLLEGPPGTGKTLLAKAVAGEAGVPFFSISGSDFVEMFVGVGASRVRSLFEDAKKAAPAIIFIDEIDAVGRQRGVGLGGGNDEREQTLNQLLIEMDGFEGNEGIIIIAATNRSDVLDPALLRAGRFDRKVLVGRPDVKGREAILRVHAKNKPLAKNVDLKLVAQQTPGFVGADLENVLNEAALVAARRNKKVIDADDIDEAEDRVIAGPSKKDKTVSERDRQMVAYHEAGHTIVGLVLSNARVVHKVTIVPRGRAGGYMIALPKEDQMLLSKEDMKEQLAGLMGGRVAEEIIFNVQTTGASNDFEQATQMARSMVTEYGMSEKLGPVQYEGNHAMFGAASPQKSISEQTAYEIDEEVRELLNEARNKAAEIIQSHRETHKLIAEALLKYETLDSNQIKSLYETGKMPEESELELDKEAHALSYDEIKTKMEEKSSE; the protein is encoded by the coding sequence ATGAAAAATAAGCAAAATAATGGTTTTATAAAAAATCCATTTCTCTATATTCTGATTATTGTTGTCCTAGTGACAGGTTTTCAGTATTTCTTTTCAGGAGATACTGGCGGTCGCAGTCAGCAAATCAATTACACAGAATTAGTGAAGGAAATTAAGGAAAATAATGTCACAGAGATGAGCTACCAGCCAAATGGCAGCGTCGTTGAGATTTCAGGTACTTACAAAACACCTCAGGAATCGAAAGAAGATACAGGGATTTTATTTTTCACTCCAAACGTTTCTAAAGTAGAGAGATTTACAAGTATTATTTTACCGTCAGATATTACAATTTCTGATTTACAAAAGTTAGCTTCTGAGCATAACACTGAAATCAGCATAAAGCGCGAAAGTTCAAGCGGAATGTGGATTACAATCCTCACTTCCATCGTTCCTTTTGTAATTGTCATCTTCTTCTTTATGTCCATGATGAATCAAGGTGGCGGTGGTGGTGCCCGCGGTGCCATGAATTTTGGCCGCAATAAGGCGCGTGCAGCTAACAAAGAAGATATCAAGGTTCGTTTCTCAGATGTAGCTGGTGCCGAGGAAGAAAAGCAAGAGCTAGTAGAAGTTGTTGAGTTTCTGAAAGATCGGAAACGTTACACCAAGTTAGGTGCTCGTATTCCTGCCGGTGTCCTTCTAGAAGGCCCTCCAGGAACTGGTAAAACCTTGCTTGCTAAGGCAGTTGCTGGGGAAGCTGGAGTTCCTTTCTTCAGTATCTCAGGTTCCGACTTTGTAGAAATGTTTGTTGGGGTCGGAGCAAGCCGTGTTCGTTCTTTGTTTGAAGATGCGAAAAAAGCAGCTCCTGCCATTATCTTCATCGATGAAATCGATGCAGTCGGTCGTCAGCGTGGTGTTGGCCTTGGCGGTGGTAACGATGAGCGTGAGCAAACCCTTAATCAGCTCTTGATTGAAATGGACGGTTTTGAAGGCAATGAAGGAATCATTATCATTGCTGCTACTAACCGTTCGGATGTATTAGATCCAGCCTTGCTGCGTGCTGGCCGTTTTGACAGAAAAGTGTTGGTCGGCCGTCCTGATGTTAAAGGTCGGGAAGCCATTCTTCGTGTTCATGCTAAGAATAAGCCGCTGGCTAAAAATGTTGATTTGAAACTAGTTGCTCAGCAGACACCAGGTTTTGTTGGTGCTGATTTGGAAAATGTCTTGAATGAAGCTGCTTTGGTTGCTGCCCGTCGTAACAAGAAAGTTATCGATGCTGATGATATTGATGAAGCAGAAGACAGAGTAATCGCAGGACCTTCTAAGAAAGATAAAACGGTGTCTGAACGCGATCGTCAAATGGTTGCTTATCATGAAGCTGGACATACTATTGTTGGTTTGGTATTGTCAAATGCGCGTGTCGTACATAAGGTAACCATCGTACCTCGTGGACGTGCTGGTGGCTATATGATTGCCCTGCCTAAGGAAGACCAAATGCTTCTATCTAAAGAAGATATGAAAGAGCAATTAGCTGGTCTTATGGGTGGCCGTGTGGCTGAAGAAATTATATTTAATGTGCAGACAACAGGTGCTTCTAATGACTTTGAACAGGCAACTCAGATGGCCCGCAGTATGGTAACGGAATATGGAATGAGTGAAAAACTTGGTCCAGTTCAATACGAAGGAAACCATGCTATGTTTGGTGCAGCCAGTCCTCAAAAATCAATTTCAGAACAGACTGCATATGAGATTGATGAAGAAGTAAGAGAACTTCTTAATGAAGCTCGTAACAAAGCAGCAGAGATTATCCAGTCCCATCGCGAAACTCATAAATTGATTGCTGAAGCGCTTCTTAAATATGAAACTTTGGATAGCAATCAGATTAAATCATTGTATGAAACTGGCAAAATGCCAGAAGAGTCTGAACTTGAATTAGACAAAGAAGCTCATGCGCTTTCTTATGATGAAATTAAAACTAAAATGGAAGAAAAAAGTTCCGAGTAA
- the srtB gene encoding class B sortase, LPKTxAVK-specific, producing the protein MQEKDRSQASNKKQLFVVGICLLLIILVIFSVFYAFRSSGTASKPRVSPPSRIETLSSSTADSSQTEKDYLAERFAKLKAVNSETIGYVYAPGTQLDEPVVQTKDNETYLLKTFEGKQEPYMGAVFMDKDNHKDFSDRLTWLFGHARGSKAGDHRMFNDVNYYDHQDYFDKHRYVVIETPERKYYYQAMGLVIVPEETAFYRTEFKDDEDFTTQLRNIYEAARTKDPEMKIKASDRYLVLSTCREEDDTIRSNLYLRQIPDSELPDFLAKHGKELTYTPTR; encoded by the coding sequence ATGCAAGAAAAAGATAGGAGTCAAGCTTCGAATAAGAAACAGCTCTTTGTTGTTGGCATCTGCCTCCTGTTGATTATTCTGGTTATTTTTTCTGTTTTTTATGCTTTCCGTTCTTCAGGAACAGCCAGTAAGCCTCGAGTTTCGCCTCCCAGCAGGATTGAAACGTTAAGCTCTTCTACAGCAGATTCCAGTCAGACAGAAAAGGATTATTTAGCAGAGCGTTTTGCTAAACTAAAGGCTGTGAATTCAGAAACGATAGGCTATGTCTATGCTCCTGGTACACAGTTGGATGAGCCGGTGGTGCAAACGAAAGATAATGAAACTTATTTGCTGAAGACTTTTGAAGGAAAGCAAGAACCCTATATGGGAGCGGTCTTTATGGATAAGGACAATCATAAAGATTTCAGCGATCGTTTGACTTGGCTTTTCGGGCATGCTCGGGGCAGCAAGGCAGGAGATCATCGCATGTTTAATGATGTCAACTACTATGATCATCAGGATTATTTTGACAAACATAGGTATGTCGTGATTGAGACTCCTGAGCGTAAGTATTATTATCAAGCTATGGGACTGGTCATCGTGCCGGAAGAGACGGCATTTTATCGGACGGAGTTTAAGGACGACGAGGACTTTACAACTCAGCTTAGAAATATCTATGAGGCCGCTCGGACAAAGGATCCAGAGATGAAGATTAAGGCGAGCGACCGGTATTTGGTCCTTTCAACCTGTCGTGAGGAAGATGACACGATTCGTTCCAACCTTTATTTGCGGCAGATTCCTGATTCGGAACTGCCAGATTTTCTGGCCAAGCATGGCAAGGAATTGACCTATACTCCGACTCGTTGA
- a CDS encoding IS30 family transposase, whose product MGYLHITIIDRLKIEAYLEAGFNLSYIATKLGFHRSSISREIKRCPNKYSAEEAQRQYEELSRLKGRKTACTSQMKKDIERHLKASWSPEQIHGRYQYENKPIISFKTIYNWIYNGQLEVSLETLRRKGKTREPRETRGKFIIGKPISKRPKEVKNRQNFGHWELDTMVSSRGKSKGCLATFVERKTRFYLAFKIPDRSARSMFSAIETLQKIFPKNFLKTFTSDRGKEFACYPQVEALGIDFYFADAYSSWQRGSNENSNGLLREYFPKRTNLTDITDESLVNALLAINHRPRKCLGYKTAFEALMDEF is encoded by the coding sequence ATGGGCTACTTACATATTACCATAATTGATCGTCTAAAGATAGAAGCATATCTTGAAGCAGGTTTTAATCTGTCCTATATTGCAACTAAGTTAGGTTTCCACCGTTCATCAATTAGCCGAGAAATCAAACGGTGTCCAAATAAATATTCTGCCGAAGAAGCACAAAGGCAATATGAGGAATTATCTAGACTTAAGGGAAGGAAAACTGCATGTACTTCACAGATGAAGAAAGATATAGAACGTCATTTAAAAGCATCTTGGTCACCCGAGCAGATTCATGGGCGTTATCAGTACGAAAATAAGCCAATCATATCGTTTAAAACGATTTATAATTGGATATATAATGGGCAACTCGAAGTTAGTTTAGAGACGTTAAGACGAAAAGGTAAAACACGTGAACCTCGTGAGACTAGAGGGAAATTCATTATTGGTAAACCTATTTCCAAGCGACCTAAAGAAGTGAAGAACAGGCAAAATTTCGGTCATTGGGAATTAGATACCATGGTTTCTTCCAGAGGGAAAAGCAAAGGATGCTTGGCTACATTTGTAGAGCGCAAAACACGTTTTTATCTGGCATTTAAAATACCTGACCGATCAGCTAGATCAATGTTTTCAGCCATAGAAACACTTCAGAAGATTTTTCCTAAGAACTTTTTAAAAACATTTACATCAGACAGAGGAAAAGAATTTGCTTGTTATCCTCAAGTGGAAGCTTTAGGAATAGACTTTTACTTTGCGGACGCTTATTCATCTTGGCAAAGAGGAAGTAATGAAAATTCAAATGGTTTGCTTAGAGAATATTTTCCTAAGAGAACTAATCTAACCGACATTACTGATGAATCGTTAGTAAATGCTTTACTTGCTATAAATCACCGTCCAAGAAAATGCTTAGGTTACAAAACAGCATTTGAGGCACTTATGGATGAATTTTAG
- the mreC gene encoding rod shape-determining protein MreC, producing the protein MNRFKKSKFLISFFVLVVAMTILILSTSSSWFVSTTSNFISLVDRLVGSPFAFVADKKEEMSDLMFTYRENQQLKKNLYEIEEKAGKADSLEDENEQLRKLLEFKEADKNQKQIASEVIARTPASWKNELTIDKGESDNVTDAMLVVANGGLVGSVSETSSQSSLVSLLTNEENSTKISVRIQTKSGPVYGIITGYDEKNSAYIISQLNSAEDIKEGDEVATSGLGAYNAENIPVGKVLSVSEAKDQLNKIVLVKPAADLSDIRAVMLVGN; encoded by the coding sequence ATGAATCGATTTAAAAAGTCTAAATTTCTGATTTCTTTTTTTGTATTAGTTGTTGCAATGACGATACTCATCTTATCTACCTCTTCTAGTTGGTTTGTATCAACTACTTCAAATTTTATTTCATTGGTAGATAGACTCGTTGGTTCGCCTTTTGCTTTTGTGGCTGATAAAAAAGAAGAAATGTCAGATTTGATGTTTACTTACAGAGAGAATCAGCAGCTCAAGAAAAATCTTTATGAGATTGAGGAAAAGGCTGGGAAGGCAGATTCCTTAGAAGATGAGAATGAGCAGTTGCGAAAACTTCTGGAATTTAAAGAAGCTGATAAAAATCAAAAACAAATTGCCAGCGAAGTGATTGCCCGTACGCCAGCATCTTGGAAAAATGAGCTGACTATTGACAAGGGAGAATCTGATAATGTGACTGATGCTATGCTAGTAGTCGCTAATGGTGGTCTAGTCGGAAGTGTTTCTGAAACTAGTAGTCAGTCTAGCTTAGTATCTCTACTGACTAACGAGGAAAACTCAACTAAAATTTCTGTTAGAATTCAAACTAAGTCTGGTCCAGTTTATGGGATTATAACTGGATATGATGAAAAAAACTCAGCTTATATCATCAGTCAGTTAAATAGTGCTGAAGATATAAAAGAGGGAGATGAGGTTGCAACCAGTGGCTTGGGCGCTTATAATGCAGAAAATATTCCTGTCGGTAAGGTACTTTCCGTGTCTGAAGCTAAGGATCAGTTAAACAAGATTGTCCTAGTTAAGCCGGCTGCGGATTTGTCGGATATCCGTGCTGTAATGTTGGTAGGGAACTGA
- a CDS encoding sigma-70 family RNA polymerase sigma factor, with amino-acid sequence MDFRATYEKVKWIVWKCKKDYYIHLWEHSDWEQEGMLVLYELLLKEKGIENDEEKLYRYFKTKFRNHIHDKIRKQESQKRKLDRQPYEEVSEIGHRLKSKELFLDELVAFREAIDNYKRTLDDVGLDNYQRLMSNERFKGRRAMLKDLKNHLKDFQDNTIL; translated from the coding sequence ATGGATTTTAGAGCTACTTATGAGAAGGTGAAATGGATAGTTTGGAAGTGTAAGAAAGATTACTATATACACTTGTGGGAACATAGCGATTGGGAGCAAGAAGGGATGTTAGTTTTATACGAACTTCTGCTTAAAGAAAAAGGAATTGAAAACGATGAGGAAAAACTCTATCGTTATTTCAAAACAAAATTCAGAAATCATATACATGATAAAATTCGTAAACAAGAAAGCCAAAAGCGCAAATTGGACCGCCAGCCTTATGAAGAAGTGAGCGAGATTGGACATCGACTAAAATCAAAAGAGTTGTTTCTAGATGAGTTAGTTGCCTTCAGAGAAGCGATTGACAATTATAAAAGAACTCTTGATGATGTTGGATTGGATAATTATCAGAGACTGATGAGCAATGAACGCTTTAAAGGAAGAAGAGCTATGCTTAAAGATTTAAAAAATCACCTAAAAGATTTTCAAGACAATACGATTTTATAA
- the mreD gene encoding rod shape-determining protein MreD, which yields MRDIKEQLLTPIILFFVLLIDGQISTFLANILPLQWHLVSHFIFIFMLFVSINLSRNYNILLFCCLGLIYDVYYFHTIGIALILFPLLSLLVCQSSSTMLLNKFTRFLSVLILVFLFELTSFAFAVFLNLSSLNLQDFVLSSLVPTILLNSLIFLIFQPIFEKIYL from the coding sequence ATGAGAGATATTAAAGAACAACTTTTGACTCCTATTATTTTATTTTTTGTTTTATTGATTGATGGGCAGATTTCGACTTTTCTGGCTAATATTCTGCCTTTACAATGGCATTTAGTCAGTCATTTTATCTTTATTTTCATGCTTTTTGTGTCCATCAACCTCTCTAGAAACTACAATATTCTCTTATTTTGCTGTCTGGGGCTGATTTACGATGTTTACTATTTTCATACCATCGGCATTGCTCTTATTCTTTTTCCTCTTTTAAGTCTCTTGGTTTGTCAGTCTAGTTCGACTATGCTTTTAAATAAATTTACTCGCTTTTTATCTGTTTTGATTCTTGTATTTTTATTTGAATTAACTAGTTTTGCTTTTGCAGTATTTTTGAATCTTTCTAGTCTGAATTTACAAGATTTTGTCCTTAGCAGTTTAGTACCGACTATACTCCTCAATAGCTTGATATTCCTCATTTTTCAGCCTATTTTCGAAAAAATATATTTATGA
- a CDS encoding ribose-phosphate diphosphokinase, whose translation MSFSDLKLFALSSNQELAQRVAQEIGLPLGKSTVRQFSDGEIQVNIEESIRGKHVFILQSTSSPVNDNLMEILIMVDALKRASAESINVVMPYYGYARQDRKARAREPITSKLVANMLEIAGVDRMLTIDLHAAQIQGFFDIPVDHLMGAPLIADYFERRNMTGGDYVVVSPDHGGVSRARKLAEFLKTPIAIIDKRRSVDKMNSSEVMNIIGKVEGKTCILIDDMIDTAGTICHAADALAEAGAVEVYASCTHPVLSGPAMDNIQKSAIKKLVVLDTIYLPQERLIDKIDQISIAHLLGEAIVRIHEKRPLSPLFEIGKK comes from the coding sequence ATGTCTTTTTCTGATTTAAAACTCTTTGCTCTTTCTTCTAATCAAGAATTAGCGCAGCGTGTTGCTCAAGAGATTGGATTGCCACTTGGGAAATCAACTGTCCGTCAGTTCTCTGATGGTGAGATTCAAGTGAATATTGAAGAATCTATTCGCGGGAAACACGTCTTTATTTTGCAGTCTACCAGCTCGCCAGTCAATGATAATTTGATGGAAATCTTGATTATGGTAGATGCTTTGAAACGGGCTAGCGCTGAATCCATCAATGTTGTCATGCCTTACTATGGCTATGCTCGACAGGATCGCAAGGCTAGAGCTCGTGAGCCAATTACATCTAAATTAGTTGCTAATATGTTGGAAATTGCTGGTGTGGATCGGATGCTGACTATTGACTTGCACGCAGCGCAAATTCAGGGCTTCTTTGACATTCCAGTAGATCACTTGATGGGTGCACCTTTGATTGCTGATTACTTTGAGCGCCGTAATATGACAGGGGGCGACTATGTGGTAGTCAGTCCTGACCATGGTGGTGTGAGTCGAGCCCGTAAGTTAGCAGAGTTTCTGAAAACCCCGATTGCCATTATTGATAAGCGCCGCAGTGTGGACAAGATGAATAGCAGTGAAGTCATGAACATCATTGGTAAGGTGGAAGGAAAAACTTGTATCCTAATTGATGATATGATTGATACAGCGGGAACTATCTGTCATGCAGCTGACGCTCTAGCTGAAGCGGGGGCTGTAGAAGTCTATGCTAGCTGTACGCATCCAGTCTTGTCTGGTCCGGCTATGGATAATATCCAAAAGTCGGCGATTAAAAAATTGGTGGTGTTGGATACGATTTATCTCCCCCAAGAGCGCTTGATTGATAAGATTGATCAGATTTCCATTGCGCATCTTCTAGGGGAAGCCATTGTCCGTATTCATGAGAAACGGCCGCTGTCCCCCTTATTTGAAATAGGGAAAAAATAA
- the recO gene encoding DNA repair protein RecO, translated as MLKSLTSQGLVLYNRNFREDDKLVKIFTEQAGKRMFFVKHAGKSKLAPVIQPLTVANLLMKINDDGLSYIEDYQDVVTYHQINEDLFIMAYASYVVALADASLQDNQPDPALFAFLQKTLELMNNGLDYEVLTNIFEIQILSRFGVSLNFHDCAFCHQTGLPFDFSFKYSGVLCPDHYHQDERRCHLNPNLPFLLDQFQAVRFSELETISLKPDIKKQLRDFIDLLYDEYVGIHLKSKKFIDSLGDWGNILKDKNEE; from the coding sequence ATGCTTAAATCTCTAACAAGTCAAGGTCTGGTTCTCTATAACCGCAATTTCCGTGAGGATGATAAGCTGGTCAAAATCTTTACGGAACAGGCTGGTAAGCGTATGTTTTTCGTCAAGCATGCTGGGAAATCTAAGCTAGCGCCCGTCATTCAGCCTTTGACTGTGGCGAACTTGCTAATGAAAATCAATGATGATGGCCTTAGCTATATCGAGGACTATCAGGATGTAGTCACCTACCATCAGATCAATGAGGACTTATTCATCATGGCCTATGCCAGTTATGTAGTGGCCTTGGCAGATGCCAGTCTTCAGGACAATCAGCCAGATCCGGCTCTCTTTGCCTTTCTGCAGAAAACCCTGGAGCTGATGAATAATGGTCTGGACTATGAAGTGCTGACCAATATCTTTGAGATTCAGATTTTGTCACGTTTTGGAGTTTCACTGAACTTCCATGACTGTGCCTTTTGTCATCAGACGGGTCTGCCTTTTGACTTCTCTTTCAAATATAGCGGAGTCCTTTGCCCTGATCATTACCATCAGGATGAAAGACGATGTCATCTCAATCCCAACCTTCCTTTTCTGCTGGACCAATTTCAGGCGGTCCGCTTTAGCGAATTGGAGACTATTTCTTTGAAGCCAGATATTAAAAAGCAACTGCGGGATTTTATCGACCTGCTCTATGATGAATATGTCGGCATTCATCTCAAATCCAAAAAATTTATAGATTCTCTGGGGGACTGGGGAAACATTTTAAAAGATAAGAACGAGGAATAA
- the pcsB gene encoding peptidoglycan hydrolase PcsB → MKKKLLTSILLSTVILSQGAALVSVKAETTDEKIAAQDSKINSLTEQQQSAQAQVNEIQGQVSAIQKQQEELKAENEKLSAESARLSAEIDELSKNIVARNESLANQARSAQTNGTATSYINTVVNSSSITEAISRVAAMSEIVSANNKMLEQQKKDKEVIAEKQVANNEAINTVIANQEKLADDEQTLATKQAELKAAQASLAAEKATAENEKNSLLEEKAAAEKAAAEAAAREAAYKAEQESKRQAIEASGNTTLQAQVQAVVNSAPAAEAAAPAAPAAPAVTQSVARANRPVYSSSASSYPVGQCTWGAKTLAPWAGDYWGNGGQWSASAAAAGFRVGSQPEVGAIACWTDGGYGHVAVVTAVQSTTSIQVSEANYLGQQSIGNYRGWFNPTTAQGTVSYIYPN, encoded by the coding sequence ATGAAGAAAAAACTACTCACATCAATTTTATTGAGTACAGTTATCCTTTCACAAGGAGCTGCACTTGTGAGCGTTAAAGCGGAGACAACTGATGAAAAGATTGCTGCACAAGACAGCAAGATTAATAGTTTGACAGAGCAACAACAATCAGCTCAGGCACAAGTCAACGAGATTCAAGGCCAAGTATCTGCTATTCAAAAGCAACAAGAAGAGCTTAAAGCAGAAAATGAAAAATTGTCTGCTGAATCTGCAAGACTTTCTGCTGAGATTGACGAACTGTCTAAAAACATCGTAGCTCGTAATGAATCACTTGCTAATCAAGCACGCAGTGCCCAAACAAACGGAACTGCTACTAGCTACATCAATACAGTTGTGAATTCTAGTTCTATCACAGAAGCTATCTCTCGTGTAGCAGCTATGAGCGAAATTGTTTCAGCAAATAATAAAATGCTGGAACAACAAAAGAAAGATAAAGAAGTAATTGCTGAAAAGCAAGTTGCGAATAATGAAGCTATCAATACTGTTATTGCCAACCAAGAGAAGTTAGCTGATGATGAACAAACTTTGGCAACAAAACAAGCTGAACTGAAAGCAGCTCAGGCAAGTCTTGCAGCTGAAAAAGCGACTGCTGAAAACGAAAAGAATTCTCTTCTTGAAGAAAAAGCAGCCGCTGAAAAAGCAGCCGCTGAAGCAGCGGCCCGTGAAGCAGCTTATAAAGCAGAGCAAGAATCAAAACGCCAAGCAATTGAAGCTTCAGGAAATACCACCCTGCAAGCTCAAGTTCAAGCAGTCGTGAATTCAGCTCCAGCCGCTGAAGCAGCCGCTCCAGCAGCACCTGCAGCACCTGCAGTGACTCAATCAGTTGCCCGTGCAAATAGACCAGTTTATAGCTCATCTGCCTCTTCTTATCCAGTAGGTCAATGTACTTGGGGTGCTAAGACATTAGCTCCTTGGGCTGGCGATTACTGGGGTAATGGTGGACAATGGTCTGCAAGTGCAGCAGCAGCAGGCTTCCGTGTTGGTTCACAGCCAGAAGTTGGCGCAATTGCATGTTGGACTGACGGTGGATACGGACACGTTGCAGTAGTAACAGCTGTTCAATCTACTACAAGCATCCAAGTATCAGAAGCGAACTACCTTGGACAACAATCAATCGGTAACTACCGTGGATGGTTTAACCCAACAACTGCACAAGGTACAGTTTCATATATCTATCCGAACTAA